The following proteins come from a genomic window of Paenibacillus spongiae:
- the efeO gene encoding iron uptake system protein EfeO, with the protein MVRRLGYALATGVLGFTVVLTGCSEKNEAVDNQPAENKGAVEQNESLTAATDAYKTYVIEQTDLFVQSTEQFVDAVKTGDVKKAQELYAPTRMFYERIEPIAESFGDLDPNLDAREGDVDDKEWRGFHRIEKSLWIDQQTAGQEGYADQLLSDSKLLRALVETVEVSPDVLISGAVGLLNEVSSSKVVGEEERYSHTDLYDFAANVEGAEKIFELLKPELEKKDAALASDIKGKFEELDKDLSQYKVGDGYMIYTDLKQEQTKKLSQLIDALAEPLSQMGTVLEA; encoded by the coding sequence GGTCGTTTTGACAGGCTGCTCGGAAAAGAATGAGGCAGTTGATAATCAACCGGCTGAGAATAAAGGCGCGGTGGAGCAGAACGAGTCGCTAACGGCCGCAACCGATGCTTATAAAACTTATGTCATCGAGCAGACGGATTTGTTCGTCCAATCGACCGAGCAATTCGTCGATGCCGTGAAGACCGGCGATGTGAAGAAAGCGCAGGAGCTGTATGCGCCAACCCGCATGTTCTATGAACGGATCGAGCCGATTGCCGAATCGTTCGGCGACCTCGATCCGAATCTCGACGCCAGAGAAGGCGATGTCGACGATAAGGAATGGCGCGGCTTCCACCGGATCGAGAAATCGCTCTGGATCGATCAACAAACGGCGGGACAAGAAGGCTACGCCGATCAGCTGCTTAGCGACAGCAAGCTTCTTCGCGCCCTGGTGGAAACGGTAGAGGTCAGTCCGGACGTGCTCATAAGTGGAGCCGTAGGTTTGTTGAATGAGGTGTCCAGCAGCAAAGTCGTCGGAGAAGAAGAACGGTATTCCCATACCGATCTCTATGATTTCGCCGCGAACGTTGAAGGCGCGGAGAAGATCTTCGAATTGCTGAAGCCGGAGCTGGAGAAGAAGGATGCTGCGCTCGCTTCTGATATTAAGGGAAAATTCGAAGAGCTGGACAAGGATTTGTCCCAGTACAAGGTTGGCGACGGCTATATGATCTATACGGATCTTAAGCAAGAGCAGACGAAGAAATTGAGCCAATTAATCGATGCCCTGGCCGAACCGCTATCTCAAATGGGTACCGTGCTGGAGGCGTAA